A DNA window from Methanobrevibacter ruminantium contains the following coding sequences:
- a CDS encoding 50S ribosomal protein L14e yields the protein MAAIEVGRKCIKTAGREAGKECEIVAIIDENFVEVKGDEVKNRRCNINHLEPIME from the coding sequence ATGGCAGCTATAGAAGTTGGTAGAAAATGTATTAAAACTGCTGGAAGAGAAGCAGGTAAAGAATGTGAAATTGTTGCAATCATTGATGAAAACTTCGTAGAAGTAAAAGGAGACGAAGTTAAAAACAGACGTTGTAACATTAACCATTTAGAACCTATCATGGAATAA